One window from the genome of Jiangella alba encodes:
- a CDS encoding asparaginase, whose protein sequence is MTRTVHVLSLGGTIAMTTRADGRGVEPALDAAALVAGVPELAEVATIDAEEFRRLPGAQLRLTDLIALAGRVRELVAAGGDGVVVTQGTDTIEETAFALDLLSDTDRPVVVTGALRGPGQPGADGPANLLAAVRVAAGDEARGLGVVVAMNDEIHAARFVRKLHTSRPSAFASPSAGPLGWLAEDRVRIPLRPAARVVIGAPLGTQPPPVALVTIALGDDGRVLRELADLGFGGVVLAGFGAGHVPGQLVEDVTRLARRIPVVLASRCGAGEGFRATYGFPGSERDLLSRGLLTAGALDPFKARILLSLALGAGWRTQRIAVAFDQIA, encoded by the coding sequence TCGGACGGTGCACGTGCTCTCGCTCGGCGGCACGATCGCGATGACGACCAGGGCGGACGGGCGCGGCGTCGAGCCCGCCCTGGACGCGGCGGCGCTCGTGGCGGGCGTGCCGGAACTGGCGGAGGTGGCGACGATCGACGCCGAGGAGTTCCGGCGGCTGCCCGGTGCGCAGTTGCGGCTCACCGACCTCATCGCGCTCGCCGGGCGGGTGCGCGAGCTGGTCGCGGCCGGCGGCGACGGCGTCGTCGTGACCCAGGGCACCGACACCATCGAGGAGACGGCGTTCGCGCTCGATCTGCTGAGCGACACCGACCGGCCGGTCGTCGTCACCGGCGCCCTGCGCGGCCCCGGTCAGCCCGGCGCGGACGGGCCGGCCAACCTGCTCGCCGCCGTCCGGGTGGCGGCCGGTGACGAGGCGCGCGGGCTGGGCGTCGTCGTCGCCATGAACGACGAGATCCACGCGGCCCGGTTCGTCCGCAAGCTGCACACGTCGCGGCCGTCGGCGTTCGCGTCGCCGAGCGCCGGGCCCCTCGGCTGGCTCGCGGAGGACCGGGTGCGAATACCGCTGCGGCCGGCCGCCCGGGTCGTCATCGGCGCGCCGCTGGGCACCCAGCCGCCGCCGGTCGCACTCGTGACCATCGCGCTCGGCGACGACGGGCGGGTCCTGCGGGAACTGGCCGACCTCGGGTTCGGCGGCGTCGTGCTGGCCGGGTTCGGCGCCGGCCATGTGCCCGGCCAGCTGGTCGAGGACGTCACCCGGCTGGCCCGGCGCATCCCGGTGGTGCTGGCCTCGCGCTGCGGCGCCGGCGAGGGGTTCCGCGCGACGTACGGGTTCCCGGGGTCCGAGCGCGACCTGCTGTCCCGCGGGCTGCTCACCGCCGGCGCGCTCGACCCGTTCAAGGCCCGGATCCTGCTGTCGCTCGCGCTGGGGGCCGGGTGGCGCACCCAGCGGATCGCCGTGGCCTTCGACCAGATCGCCTGA